Proteins encoded within one genomic window of Natator depressus isolate rNatDep1 chromosome 1, rNatDep2.hap1, whole genome shotgun sequence:
- the LOC141981023 gene encoding olfactory receptor 52N4-like — translation MANFSFSLSDSSIFILTGIPGLEADHIWISIPFSAFYIMGLLGNFTVLFVVGKEQTLHKPMYLLLCMLALSDITTSTSFVPKALCIFWFNLKSITVKSCLTQMFFFHAFSTMHSAVLVTMAFDRYVAICNPLRYATILTNARIAKLGLMGLIRAVLFILPMPLLLSGQPFCANRIIPHTYCDHIAVAKVSCGDITASRVYGLLMAFVIIGFDLTLIGLSYGLIIRRVLRISSKEANQKALNTCTAHICALLMAYPLGLFSTLSHRFGQGITPHVHIILSNLNYLIPPMVNPIIYGIKTKDLRDKVVKYICRTYSPCGTDFKPA, via the coding sequence ATGGCAAATTTCAGCTTCTCCCTCTCTGACTCTTCAATATTCATCCTAACTggcatccctggcctggaagctgaccacatctggatttccatccctttctctgCGTTCTACATTATGGGCCTGTTGGGAAATTTCACAGTTCTGTTTGTGGTAGGCAAAGAGCAGACCCTGCACAAGccgatgtacctgctgctctgcatgctggcgcTCTCAGACATCACCACATCTACCTCCTTTGTGCCAAAGGCACTGTGTATtttttggttcaatttgaaaaGCATTACTGTGAAgagctgcctcacccagatgttcttctTTCACGCATTTTCTACTATGCACTCAGCTGTCCTAGTGACAATGGCCTTTGATCGCTAtgttgccatatgtaaccctctgagatacgccaccatcctcaccaacgcacgaatagctaagctagggctaatgggtttgataagagctgttctcttcattctgcctatgcccctgctcctgagcgggcagccattctgtgccaaccgCATTATCCCCCATACATACTGTGACCACATAGCTGTGGCAAAGGTGTCATGTGGGGATATCACAGCCAGCAGAGTGTATGGCTTGCTGATGGCGTTTGTAATCATTGGGTTCGACCTGACGCTCATTGGCCTGTCCTACGGTCTGATCATCAGGAGGGTCCTCAGAATCTCTTCCAAGGAAGCCAaccagaaagccctcaacacctgcacagcccaTATCTGTGCGCTACTGATGGCTTATCCTCTTGGACTCTTCTCCACTCTGTCACACAGGTTTGGTCAGGGCATCACTCCGCACGTTCACATCATCTTGTCCAACCTCAATTACCTCATTCCCCCTATGGtcaaccctatcatttatgggATCAAAACCAAGGATCTTCGTGACAAAGTGGTCAAATACATCTGCAGAACATACTCACCTTGCGGTACTGACTTTAAACCCGCATGA